A single Pantoea deleyi DNA region contains:
- a CDS encoding sensor histidine kinase, translating into MKNDTHTSLWRWICLRVLFLAIGSVILIAICMWLRFAVQAFWVYQRMPAAVAEEFTRLRVNPASDPARFHQIVDRWWGITFSDPSLASSDWLTVLVLVMVAIPFMVLIALRFARPLSVQFSQLAGAARAVSKGEFGRTAAVVKEAPQELVRFTEDFNQMTQQLARYDRELRTSHVAMAHELRSPLTAAMGRLQGILDGVFPAEPQQLAMIMKQLTQLSRLTDELHLLSLADAGQLTLNREWINPGELLRERSGWLLPQAEQAGVSISVTSPEDLLLYGDAFRLGQVVTILIENALRYAAEGGALQITASARNGAIVLTFRDYGQGVEPAFLPRLFDRFTRADSSRARHSGGSGLGLSIAKAIVEAHGGALEATLPADGGLLIGITLPVE; encoded by the coding sequence ATGAAGAACGATACCCATACATCGCTGTGGCGCTGGATCTGCCTGCGGGTGCTGTTTCTGGCCATCGGCAGCGTAATCCTGATCGCCATCTGCATGTGGCTGCGCTTTGCGGTGCAGGCCTTCTGGGTGTATCAGCGGATGCCGGCGGCGGTGGCAGAAGAGTTCACCCGGCTGCGCGTCAATCCCGCCAGCGATCCGGCGCGCTTTCACCAGATTGTCGATCGCTGGTGGGGAATTACCTTTTCCGATCCCTCGCTGGCCTCTTCTGACTGGCTGACCGTGCTGGTACTGGTCATGGTGGCCATTCCGTTTATGGTGCTAATCGCGCTGCGGTTTGCCCGACCGCTCTCCGTGCAGTTCAGCCAGCTGGCAGGCGCGGCGCGGGCCGTATCGAAAGGCGAATTTGGCCGGACGGCCGCGGTGGTGAAAGAGGCCCCGCAGGAGCTGGTGCGTTTTACGGAAGACTTTAACCAGATGACGCAGCAGCTGGCCCGTTATGATCGTGAGCTGCGCACCTCGCATGTGGCGATGGCCCACGAACTCCGCTCGCCGCTGACGGCCGCGATGGGCCGTCTGCAGGGCATTCTGGATGGCGTTTTTCCGGCCGAGCCGCAGCAGCTGGCGATGATCATGAAGCAGCTGACGCAGCTCAGTCGCCTGACCGACGAACTGCATCTGCTTTCACTGGCGGATGCGGGGCAGCTGACCCTGAACCGCGAGTGGATCAATCCCGGCGAGCTGCTGCGCGAGCGCAGCGGCTGGCTGCTGCCGCAGGCGGAACAGGCGGGCGTGAGCATCAGCGTGACCTCGCCGGAGGATCTGCTGCTTTACGGTGATGCTTTCCGCCTGGGTCAGGTGGTCACCATCCTCATTGAAAATGCGCTGCGCTACGCGGCAGAGGGTGGCGCACTGCAGATCACGGCCAGCGCGCGCAATGGGGCTATTGTGCTGACTTTCCGGGATTACGGTCAGGGTGTGGAGCCGGCATTTCTGCCCCGTCTGTTTGACCGCTTTACCCGCGCCGACTCCTCCCGCGCCCGTCATTCGGGCGGCAGCGGCCTGGGCCTGTCGATCGCCAAAGCGATTGTCGAGGCGCACGGCGGGGCACTTGAGGCCACGCTGCCTGCCGACGGCGGATTGCTGATTGGGATCACGCTGCCTGTGGAATAA
- a CDS encoding efflux RND transporter permease subunit, translated as MNRPAGINFSGWALAHQQLVIFFMLLIMAAGVLSYEHLSRNEDPAFTIKTAVISAQWPGADVNTTVQLLTDVLEQKVQEIPSLDAVESETRAGRTVIYVNLRDDTPPSQVAGIWYQLRKKMQDVTPSLPQGVVGPAVNDEFDDTFGTIYGFTADGFSDRELRDRVDAVRRSLASLPDIGKTRLLGVQEQQVVIAFSPRRLNGMGLDLQQVSDAIKAQNDVVPAGSLRTDRENIALRVSGTLTSVESLRAITLHIGDRFIPLTDLATLSLQPADPPTPTFRVNGVPAIGLAISMAASGNMLDFGKQLNQRMQTLADQLPHGITLTRVADQSSVVRSAVSGFVRILGEAVVIVLAVSFVSLGLRAGLVVAAAIPLVLAMTFTGMLLAGIGLQRISLGALIIALGLLVDDAMITVETMVARLEAGDSRWQAATYAFKTTAFPMLTGTLVMIAGFIPVGFAASSAGEYCYSLFVVITLALLCSWVVAVIFSPLTGCWLLSATAIRTQQPGWLMRGYHRLLALILRHRLMTIGAALATLLVSLYATSFMQGEFFPASDRPELLVSLTLPASAAQAETTRRTVRLEQMLRDDRDVANFTSYVGSGAIRFYLPMDVLPDNENIAQLVVVAKDLAARDRLRNRLEQELAADFSDITTRVSPLELGPPVGWPLKYRITGPDNARVRQAASQLAAQLARSPLTRDVNLTAGEPERVMTLAVDQTAARAAGLSSDTIAQALNTLLSGSVVTTLRDRNRLIDVVLRSNDAERQDTDTLAGLMITNASGKKIPLRQVATLNWGVDDPVIWRRQRLAAITVQTDIAPGLRAEQVSQQLAPAIASLRATLPAGYRIEEGGVVAESDKGNGSVFALLPITLCAMLLLLMIQLQRFSGMLLALSMAPFGLPGIVLAMLPAGTPLGFVALLGIIALAGIIIRNAVIMISEVDANRRAGLPASDAIREAAHHRARPIVLTACAAILGMIPIAHQVFWGPMALAIIGGLISATLVTLTVLPAALSLLLQRSAR; from the coding sequence ATGAACAGACCGGCTGGCATCAATTTCTCTGGCTGGGCGCTGGCCCATCAGCAGCTGGTGATCTTCTTTATGCTGCTGATCATGGCCGCCGGAGTGCTGAGTTATGAGCATCTGTCTCGCAATGAAGATCCGGCGTTTACCATCAAAACGGCGGTCATCTCGGCGCAGTGGCCGGGTGCGGATGTGAATACCACCGTGCAACTGCTCACGGACGTGCTGGAACAGAAGGTGCAGGAGATCCCCTCACTGGATGCGGTAGAGAGTGAAACCCGCGCCGGACGAACGGTCATTTACGTCAACCTGCGCGATGACACCCCCCCCTCGCAGGTAGCGGGCATCTGGTATCAGTTGCGCAAAAAGATGCAGGATGTCACCCCCTCACTGCCGCAGGGCGTCGTGGGTCCGGCGGTGAACGACGAATTTGATGACACCTTCGGCACGATTTATGGCTTCACGGCTGATGGATTCAGCGACAGAGAGTTACGCGACCGGGTCGATGCAGTGCGCCGGAGCCTTGCCAGCCTGCCCGACATCGGCAAAACCCGGCTGCTTGGCGTACAGGAGCAGCAGGTCGTCATCGCCTTTTCTCCGCGCAGGCTTAACGGCATGGGGCTGGATTTACAGCAGGTCAGCGACGCCATCAAGGCGCAGAACGACGTCGTTCCGGCGGGCAGCCTGCGCACCGATCGCGAGAATATCGCATTGCGGGTCAGCGGCACCCTGACCTCGGTAGAGAGTCTGCGGGCGATAACCCTGCACATCGGCGACCGCTTTATACCGCTCACCGATCTCGCCACCCTCAGCCTGCAACCGGCCGATCCCCCGACACCGACGTTCCGGGTCAACGGCGTGCCCGCTATCGGGCTGGCGATCTCCATGGCGGCCAGCGGCAACATGCTCGATTTCGGCAAACAGCTCAATCAGCGCATGCAGACGCTGGCCGATCAGCTGCCGCACGGCATCACCCTAACCCGCGTGGCCGATCAATCTTCTGTGGTCAGGAGCGCGGTCAGCGGGTTTGTCCGGATCCTGGGCGAAGCGGTGGTCATCGTACTGGCCGTCTCCTTTGTCTCGCTGGGTCTGCGTGCCGGGCTGGTAGTCGCCGCGGCCATTCCGCTGGTGCTGGCAATGACCTTTACCGGCATGTTACTGGCAGGCATCGGCCTGCAGCGGATCTCGCTGGGCGCACTGATTATCGCGCTGGGGCTGCTGGTGGATGATGCCATGATCACCGTCGAGACGATGGTGGCGCGGCTGGAGGCGGGCGACAGCCGATGGCAGGCCGCGACGTATGCCTTTAAAACCACCGCGTTCCCGATGCTGACCGGTACGCTGGTAATGATCGCCGGTTTTATTCCGGTCGGGTTCGCCGCCTCCAGCGCGGGCGAGTACTGCTACTCGCTGTTTGTGGTAATCACCCTGGCGCTGCTCTGCTCCTGGGTCGTCGCGGTGATCTTCTCTCCGCTGACCGGCTGCTGGCTGCTGTCCGCGACGGCAATCAGGACCCAACAGCCGGGCTGGCTGATGCGCGGCTATCATCGCCTGCTGGCGCTGATCCTGCGCCACCGGCTGATGACAATTGGCGCGGCCCTGGCGACGCTGCTGGTCAGCCTTTACGCCACCAGCTTTATGCAGGGTGAATTTTTCCCTGCCTCCGATCGGCCGGAGCTGCTGGTCAGCCTGACGCTGCCTGCCAGCGCGGCCCAGGCGGAAACCACCCGCCGGACTGTCCGGCTGGAACAGATGTTGCGCGATGATCGGGATGTGGCGAACTTCACCAGTTACGTGGGGTCGGGAGCGATACGCTTCTATCTGCCGATGGATGTGCTGCCTGACAATGAAAACATCGCGCAACTGGTGGTGGTGGCGAAGGATCTGGCGGCGCGCGATCGGCTGCGCAACAGGCTGGAACAGGAACTGGCGGCAGATTTCAGCGACATCACCACCCGCGTCTCGCCGCTGGAGCTGGGCCCGCCGGTGGGCTGGCCGCTGAAATATCGCATCACCGGCCCGGACAATGCCAGGGTACGTCAGGCTGCCAGCCAGCTGGCGGCGCAGCTCGCCCGCTCTCCGCTGACCCGCGACGTCAATCTCACCGCGGGCGAACCGGAGCGGGTCATGACGCTGGCGGTCGATCAGACCGCCGCGCGCGCCGCCGGACTCTCCTCCGACACGATAGCCCAGGCGCTGAACACCCTGCTGTCCGGCAGCGTGGTGACCACCCTGCGCGATCGCAACCGGCTGATCGATGTGGTGCTGCGCAGCAATGATGCAGAACGGCAGGACACCGACACGCTGGCCGGATTAATGATCACCAATGCCAGCGGAAAAAAAATCCCGCTGCGGCAGGTGGCGACCCTGAACTGGGGCGTGGATGATCCGGTCATCTGGCGACGCCAGCGGTTGGCCGCCATCACCGTCCAGACGGATATCGCGCCCGGCCTGCGGGCGGAACAGGTTTCACAGCAGCTTGCTCCGGCCATTGCCTCGCTGCGCGCCACGCTGCCCGCCGGATACCGCATCGAAGAAGGCGGCGTGGTGGCGGAGTCGGATAAAGGCAACGGTTCGGTGTTTGCCCTGCTGCCGATCACGCTCTGCGCCATGCTGCTCCTGCTGATGATCCAGCTCCAGCGCTTTTCCGGCATGCTGCTGGCGCTGAGCATGGCCCCGTTTGGCCTGCCCGGCATTGTTCTGGCGATGCTTCCGGCGGGGACGCCGCTGGGATTTGTGGCGCTGCTGGGCATTATCGCGCTGGCAGGCATTATCATCCGCAACGCGGTGATCATGATCAGTGAAGTGGATGCCAACCGTCGGGCCGGGCTGCCCGCCAGTGACGCGATCAGGGAGGCCGCACATCACCGTGCGCGTCCTATTGTGCTGACCGCCTGTGCGGCCATCCTCGGCATGATCCCGATTGCCCATCAGGTGTTCTGGGGACCGATGGCGCTGGCGATCATCGGCGGGCTGATCAGCGCAACGCTGGTTACGCTCACGGTGCTGCCCGCGGCGTTAAGCCTGCTGTTGCAGCGCAGTGCGCGGTAA
- the budA gene encoding acetolactate decarboxylase, with translation MSNYVTDCSCEDQLKHTVLKLSQDAPESVIYQTSLMSALLSGVYDGNVKIADLLRKGDFGLGTFNRLDGEMIAFDSKVYQLHADGSAHPADPAQKTPFAVMTFFRPQHRYEFDRPLSREAIHQVIDREITSDNQFCALRISGHFSRVDTRTVPCQCRPYRSMPEVLGDQPTFAFRQRAGELIGFRTPQYMQGINVAGYHEHFITDDRQGGGHILDYALERGTLTFGAISKLVVDLPQDSDFLNADLNPANLDAAIRAVES, from the coding sequence ATGAGCAATTATGTAACTGATTGTTCCTGTGAGGATCAACTCAAACACACCGTCCTGAAACTTTCTCAGGATGCACCAGAAAGCGTTATATATCAGACCTCTCTGATGAGTGCGCTGCTGAGCGGCGTATATGACGGTAATGTCAAAATCGCCGACCTGTTGCGTAAAGGTGACTTCGGTCTGGGCACGTTTAACCGGCTGGATGGCGAAATGATTGCCTTCGACAGCAAGGTCTATCAGCTGCATGCCGATGGCAGCGCTCATCCGGCCGACCCGGCACAGAAAACCCCGTTTGCGGTGATGACCTTTTTCCGACCGCAGCACCGCTATGAGTTTGACCGGCCGCTGTCGCGAGAGGCCATTCATCAGGTGATCGACCGCGAGATCACCTCCGATAACCAGTTCTGCGCGTTGCGCATCAGCGGTCATTTCAGCCGCGTCGACACCCGCACCGTGCCGTGCCAGTGCCGTCCCTATCGCTCAATGCCGGAGGTCCTGGGCGACCAGCCCACCTTTGCTTTTCGCCAGCGCGCGGGCGAGCTGATTGGATTCCGCACGCCCCAGTATATGCAGGGGATCAACGTCGCAGGCTATCACGAACATTTTATTACCGACGATCGCCAGGGAGGGGGGCACATTCTCGACTATGCGCTGGAACGGGGCACCCTCACCTTCGGAGCCATCAGCAAGCTGGTCGTGGATTTACCGCAGGACAGCGATTTTCTGAATGCCGACCTGAACCCCGCCAATCTTGACGCCGCGATTCGTGCGGTCGAAAGCTAA
- a CDS encoding efflux RND transporter periplasmic adaptor subunit, translated as MTDFLSDAARQVWRHLFTVHIVAPVVFVLLGVFILAGCRDNNPPPAAAPIRPVRTTIAPPPSTDASQVLTGEIRAHEEVALAFRLDGRVVSRTAELGDRVSVGQPLAALEKSQSRNQLSSAQADLDSARAAEQVAALNLHRMTLLMPGGAIARSQLDSARADWQSAQSRRISSEAALKNARDNLSWTQLNAPAAGRITAVSVQPGQVVSAGQTVMTLAADDARDAVFDLTTPALLRPEEGAPLKVTLLADPSVQASGTVRDISPQADPQTRTWRLRITLHQPPEAMAPGSTVIVSLPDAQPPVIALPASALTRSADQPALLVVDAASRLQLRPVVLARFSARQIFVASGVRPGERIVTAGISTLQPGEKVNVMQEAQ; from the coding sequence ATGACAGACTTCTTATCTGATGCTGCCCGTCAGGTGTGGCGTCATCTCTTCACCGTTCACATCGTTGCGCCCGTGGTGTTTGTCCTGCTCGGCGTGTTCATTCTGGCTGGCTGCCGGGATAATAATCCGCCGCCCGCCGCTGCGCCGATCCGCCCCGTCAGAACCACGATCGCCCCGCCGCCCAGTACCGATGCGTCACAGGTGCTGACCGGCGAAATCCGCGCCCATGAGGAGGTTGCGCTGGCGTTCCGGCTGGATGGCCGGGTAGTCAGCCGCACGGCGGAACTGGGCGATCGCGTCAGCGTCGGCCAGCCGCTGGCAGCCCTGGAAAAGAGTCAGTCGCGTAATCAGCTTAGCAGTGCGCAGGCCGATCTGGACAGCGCCCGCGCCGCCGAACAGGTCGCCGCGCTTAATCTGCACCGCATGACGCTGCTGATGCCCGGCGGTGCCATCGCCCGCAGTCAGCTGGACAGCGCGCGGGCAGACTGGCAGAGCGCGCAGTCGCGCCGTATCAGCAGCGAGGCCGCGCTGAAAAATGCCCGGGATAACCTCAGCTGGACGCAACTCAATGCACCCGCGGCGGGCCGGATCACTGCGGTTTCCGTTCAGCCGGGTCAGGTGGTCAGCGCCGGACAAACGGTGATGACGCTGGCCGCAGATGATGCGCGCGATGCGGTGTTTGATCTGACCACACCTGCCCTGTTACGTCCGGAAGAGGGCGCACCGCTGAAAGTTACGCTGCTCGCCGATCCCAGCGTTCAGGCCAGTGGCACGGTGCGCGACATCAGCCCGCAGGCCGACCCCCAGACCCGCACCTGGCGGCTGCGAATCACCCTGCATCAGCCACCTGAGGCGATGGCGCCCGGATCCACGGTTATCGTCAGCCTGCCCGATGCGCAGCCCCCGGTCATCGCCCTGCCCGCCAGCGCCCTGACCCGCTCAGCGGACCAGCCCGCGCTGCTGGTGGTGGATGCCGCTTCACGCCTGCAGCTCCGGCCTGTGGTGCTGGCGCGCTTCAGCGCCCGGCAGATCTTTGTCGCCTCGGGAGTGCGGCCCGGTGAACGCATCGTTACCGCCGGAATCAGCACGCTGCAGCCCGGTGAAAAAGTGAATGTGATGCAGGAGGCGCAATGA
- a CDS encoding LysR family transcriptional regulator — MELRHLRYFVAVAETLHFTRAAEMLGISQPPLSQQILRLEQEIGTPLLKRLTRGVELTEAGEAFLADALQIVQLADQALENARGIARGISGQLSLGFASSVAFNPRIFTLIRQFTARYPAMTLLTREENMALLMQDLQEGLLDAAFIRLPCESSKAFNLRLISTEKMLIALPRSHPLSGTPVLALSALADETLIIFPRDVSPSLYELIVTACLRAGFSRHTFQQAPQITTSLGMVAAGCGIALVPESMRCVDNPEVRFSDIENNTLFTDVAFAWRRHHPSKAVLHLLALLPDSPAAPGDAG, encoded by the coding sequence ATGGAATTGCGCCATCTGCGTTATTTTGTTGCCGTTGCTGAGACGCTTCACTTTACCCGGGCCGCCGAAATGCTGGGGATTTCGCAGCCGCCCCTGAGTCAGCAGATACTGCGGCTGGAGCAGGAGATTGGCACACCGCTGTTAAAGCGGCTGACGCGCGGGGTGGAATTGACGGAAGCGGGGGAAGCCTTTCTGGCGGATGCGTTGCAGATCGTGCAGCTCGCCGACCAGGCACTGGAGAATGCGCGCGGTATCGCGCGTGGGATCAGCGGTCAGCTCTCGCTGGGGTTTGCCAGTTCGGTGGCGTTTAATCCGCGCATCTTTACCCTGATCCGTCAGTTTACGGCGCGCTATCCGGCGATGACGCTGCTGACGCGGGAAGAGAATATGGCCCTGCTGATGCAGGATCTGCAGGAGGGGCTGCTGGATGCCGCCTTTATCCGGCTGCCGTGTGAAAGCAGCAAGGCGTTTAATCTGCGCCTCATCTCCACCGAAAAAATGCTGATTGCCCTGCCGCGCAGCCATCCCCTCAGCGGCACGCCTGTGCTGGCGCTCTCTGCACTGGCGGACGAGACCCTGATTATCTTTCCGCGCGACGTCTCACCCAGCCTCTATGAGCTGATCGTTACGGCCTGTCTGCGGGCCGGCTTTTCCCGCCATACCTTTCAGCAGGCGCCGCAGATCACCACTTCGCTGGGGATGGTCGCGGCGGGCTGCGGCATCGCGCTGGTTCCGGAGTCGATGCGCTGCGTCGACAATCCCGAGGTCCGCTTCAGCGACATTGAGAACAACACGCTGTTTACGGATGTTGCCTTTGCCTGGCGTCGCCATCATCCATCGAAGGCCGTTCTGCATCTGCTGGCGCTGTTGCCGGACTCACCGGCGGCACCGGGCGACGCCGGTTGA